A region of Desulfovibrio desulfuricans DSM 642 DNA encodes the following proteins:
- a CDS encoding YagK/YfjJ domain-containing protein, with product MPKTTKSNTYRGYSINTGKDNNLPCSTKTLDQLVDTIEYMSENHSRVLAVRADIHSEQDSEKVLTRRDVTRAIENTKRNINSRCKDSKNKPDIKFITTTEQTSPEANPHFHVMAFANGNAIQNGYSIFSELNKQVKNKLDTDNDGLVHFSESNGQQGIMIDRNSDNFEQQMNNVVYAGSYLAKIKSKEHNPKGSRVSSSSRRTKSNSK from the coding sequence ATGCCAAAGACCACTAAATCAAACACGTATCGTGGCTACTCTATCAACACAGGCAAAGACAACAACTTGCCATGCAGCACGAAAACTTTAGACCAACTCGTGGATACCATTGAGTATATGTCAGAAAATCACTCAAGGGTTCTTGCTGTAAGAGCAGACATACACTCAGAACAAGATTCTGAAAAAGTTCTCACAAGAAGAGATGTTACACGTGCTATTGAGAACACCAAACGGAACATCAACTCAAGATGTAAGGATTCAAAGAACAAGCCTGATATAAAATTCATCACAACAACAGAACAAACATCGCCAGAGGCTAACCCTCATTTCCATGTCATGGCATTTGCTAATGGCAATGCCATCCAGAATGGCTACTCCATTTTCTCTGAACTTAACAAACAGGTAAAAAACAAGCTTGATACTGACAATGATGGACTTGTGCATTTTTCAGAGAGCAACGGACAGCAAGGCATCATGATCGACAGAAATTCTGATAATTTTGAACAGCAGATGAATAACGTTGTTTATGCTGGCAGTTATCTGGCTAAAATCAAATCCAAGGAGCACAACCCTAAGGGATCAAGGGTGTCATCCTCAAGCAGACGAACTAAGAGTAATAGCAAGTAA
- a CDS encoding helix-turn-helix domain-containing protein, which produces MKLAELVGENITVRRRQLGLSQKELATLLGITQDAMTRMEKGKIAPKMSRLEDLAAHLQCPVSYFFRTQSDEVLEKATSIAEILMTVPDDGQEALVNLVAEAARVMNLKNEK; this is translated from the coding sequence ATGAAACTTGCAGAGCTTGTTGGAGAGAATATCACTGTACGCCGCAGGCAACTTGGTCTGAGCCAAAAGGAATTGGCAACATTACTGGGCATAACTCAGGATGCCATGACACGGATGGAAAAAGGGAAGATCGCGCCTAAAATGAGCCGCCTTGAAGACCTCGCTGCCCATCTGCAATGTCCTGTCAGCTATTTTTTCAGAACCCAATCGGATGAGGTCCTTGAAAAAGCTACTTCCATTGCGGAAATCCTAATGACCGTTCCTGATGATGGGCAGGAAGCATTGGTCAACTTGGTGGCAGAGGCTGCCCGGGTGATGAATCTGAAGAATGAGAAATGA
- a CDS encoding autotransporter outer membrane beta-barrel domain-containing protein translates to MTTSSLGIDSSRINIPLVATQASDAPINLGYAGNGYAASGSGVLSFNPHQAGTVDLGTISINGLVTDVTKAKIGVGQTQSIYLVTGVTSIDQGNAAIPVSNLSAVQLTTNDVLFSMSGLTYSGNSLLASVSRRAAQAAMPMLPKELAGIVDGYTPGTNAFMDSAVTKGSSAAQAVTSASYASSVGAGGMAAVSTNTQNLGAIAARASGQAMAPGSVTASLSGDSGGQSGMSAGDSLDVPLWKQGLGIWASPVYMHDRGFGISVGSFDTGYNADTYGLVFGADYTFENYRVGVAGNLGAGYVQSTGDLAKTKNHLNYGGVNLYGSWNLEPFTLTASGGWMRTHNSLDQENVAGNLTADYDADLWSANLLAEYTLHAASVNIIPSLGVSYGFYDQHKFDTEMQGSAIANNGRAQLNIVNIPVGIRANMDFSLGNGVLTPELRARWISSVADTHLKYDVRMPGSTGVASANGPMLDNQTGEVGAGLKYGIGDFSITANYDYQFSEHHASHGVNALLRLEF, encoded by the coding sequence ATGACCACAAGCAGCCTGGGGATAGACAGTTCACGGATAAACATCCCGCTGGTGGCAACGCAAGCATCTGATGCGCCCATCAACCTTGGATACGCGGGCAACGGGTATGCAGCGAGTGGTAGCGGTGTTCTCAGCTTTAACCCGCATCAGGCTGGAACGGTTGATCTCGGCACCATTAGCATCAATGGCCTGGTTACAGACGTTACCAAGGCAAAAATAGGAGTGGGACAGACCCAGAGCATTTATCTCGTCACCGGCGTGACCTCTATTGATCAAGGCAATGCAGCCATTCCCGTTTCAAACTTGTCAGCGGTGCAGCTAACGACCAATGATGTGCTCTTTTCCATGTCCGGCCTAACGTACAGCGGCAACTCTTTGCTGGCTTCAGTATCGCGCAGAGCGGCTCAGGCGGCCATGCCTATGTTGCCGAAAGAACTGGCTGGAATTGTTGATGGTTACACCCCTGGGACCAATGCTTTCATGGATTCGGCGGTGACCAAGGGATCATCGGCAGCTCAGGCCGTTACATCGGCCTCCTATGCTTCCTCTGTAGGGGCCGGGGGCATGGCCGCAGTTTCCACAAACACACAAAACCTTGGGGCAATCGCTGCCCGAGCTTCAGGCCAAGCTATGGCTCCGGGAAGCGTTACCGCATCACTTTCTGGAGATTCAGGAGGCCAGTCCGGCATGAGTGCGGGCGATTCGTTAGATGTCCCGTTGTGGAAACAGGGATTGGGCATATGGGCCAGTCCCGTTTACATGCATGATCGTGGATTCGGCATCAGTGTGGGCAGCTTTGATACTGGCTATAACGCTGACACCTATGGTCTTGTGTTCGGTGCGGACTACACCTTCGAAAACTATCGGGTGGGTGTGGCTGGCAATCTTGGCGCAGGCTATGTGCAGTCAACCGGAGACCTGGCCAAAACAAAGAACCATCTCAATTACGGCGGCGTGAACCTTTACGGCAGTTGGAATCTTGAACCCTTCACGCTGACTGCCAGCGGCGGCTGGATGCGTACCCACAACAGCCTAGATCAGGAAAATGTGGCCGGGAATCTCACTGCCGACTATGACGCTGATCTTTGGTCTGCCAATCTGCTGGCGGAGTACACCTTGCATGCCGCCAGCGTGAACATCATCCCCAGCTTGGGTGTCAGTTACGGATTCTATGATCAGCACAAATTTGACACCGAGATGCAAGGTTCTGCCATTGCCAATAATGGTCGGGCACAGCTGAACATCGTCAACATTCCCGTGGGCATTCGCGCGAATATGGACTTTTCTCTCGGCAATGGCGTTTTGACGCCAGAGCTGCGCGCCCGTTGGATTTCCAGTGTGGCTGATACGCACCTGAAGTATGACGTCCGCATGCCCGGCAGCACTGGTGTGGCTTCAGCAAATGGTCCAATGCTGGACAACCAGACAGGAGAAGTCGGAGCCGGGCTTAAATACGGCATCGGTGATTTTTCCATAACAGCCAACTACGACTATCAATTCTCTGAACACCATGCTTCACACGGCGTGAATGCTCTTCTGCGCCTGGAATTTTAG
- a CDS encoding esterase encodes MQSKFATLTLFLIFLAGCSTTPREATLHLAKSSGFTEVRFPTEQFTLYGQFRPSDHGERKTLRVYIEGDGHAWSTRTRPSGDPTPRDPVGLRLAMADPSLDPVLYLARPCQFVTGSDLRNCSAKYWTSARLAPEVIASLNEAINKAKATFGAEKIILVGFSGGGGAALLLAAQRTDVIFLGTVAGNLDTDAWAKLQGISPLEESLNPIAVAPSLQNMPQLHLSSADDTIMPPEISERFCRAAQQPLSCRVVKGVQHGGVWQEFWDYQKGSENTVN; translated from the coding sequence ATGCAAAGCAAGTTCGCTACGCTGACCCTATTTCTAATTTTCCTCGCAGGCTGTTCTACAACCCCGCGTGAGGCTACCTTGCACCTTGCCAAATCTTCAGGATTTACGGAGGTGCGTTTTCCAACAGAGCAATTTACCTTATACGGGCAATTCCGGCCCAGCGATCATGGAGAAAGGAAAACGCTGCGAGTCTATATTGAAGGAGATGGTCATGCCTGGAGCACTCGCACAAGGCCATCGGGTGACCCAACACCGCGAGACCCTGTGGGTTTACGACTGGCGATGGCTGATCCCAGTCTCGATCCGGTGCTATATCTGGCGCGTCCGTGCCAGTTCGTTACAGGGAGTGACCTACGGAACTGTTCTGCGAAATATTGGACATCCGCCCGCCTTGCGCCAGAAGTTATCGCCAGCCTTAACGAGGCCATCAACAAGGCCAAAGCAACATTCGGCGCTGAGAAGATTATACTGGTTGGATTTTCAGGTGGTGGAGGGGCAGCGCTGCTGCTGGCTGCCCAGCGAACCGATGTGATTTTTCTTGGCACTGTCGCGGGCAATTTGGATACGGATGCCTGGGCCAAGTTGCAAGGCATAAGTCCGCTAGAGGAGTCGCTTAACCCCATTGCCGTTGCCCCATCTTTACAGAATATGCCGCAACTCCATTTGAGCAGCGCTGACGACACAATCATGCCACCGGAGATCAGTGAGCGGTTCTGCCGTGCTGCTCAGCAGCCCCTGAGTTGCCGCGTCGTAAAAGGCGTGCAGCATGGTGGGGTGTGGCAGGAGTTTTGGGATTATCAGAAAGGATCAGAAAATACGGTTAACTAA
- a CDS encoding DUF5655 domain-containing protein, which produces MSDIKLFHFSNDKAEELAGRSALVERELHDLMEKHMECFLGIRFVAHEYSTGKQHRGRIDSLGLDENYCPVIIEYKRQTNENVINQGLYYLDWLLDHQAEFKLLVMERYGKEKADSIEWNGTRVLCVAGDFTKFDEHAVAQIGRNIELIRYKYFSRDLLMLEWINLVQSKPQPADQGASAESSTKQSVKKEQTFSDNLGALSGDFKRLYDDVFAFITTLGDDINAKTVKYYMAFSRLKNFACLAIFPQEPHMKLWLKLKPEEIAEEKGFIRHVHNTGHWGTGDVEVIIRDAASFANAKVLIERAYQEN; this is translated from the coding sequence ATGAGTGATATCAAATTATTCCACTTTTCTAATGACAAAGCCGAAGAACTGGCGGGACGCTCCGCCTTAGTCGAGCGTGAATTACACGATTTGATGGAAAAGCACATGGAGTGTTTTTTAGGCATCCGCTTTGTGGCGCACGAATACAGCACCGGCAAGCAACATAGAGGCCGCATAGATTCTTTGGGCCTGGATGAAAATTATTGCCCTGTCATCATCGAATACAAACGTCAGACCAACGAAAACGTCATCAATCAGGGTTTGTACTACCTGGACTGGCTGCTCGACCACCAGGCCGAATTTAAACTGCTGGTCATGGAGCGTTATGGCAAAGAGAAGGCTGACTCCATTGAATGGAACGGCACTCGCGTTTTGTGCGTAGCCGGAGATTTTACCAAGTTTGACGAGCACGCCGTTGCTCAGATTGGCCGCAATATCGAGCTTATCCGGTATAAATACTTTTCGCGCGACTTACTCATGCTGGAATGGATAAATCTTGTGCAGTCCAAGCCGCAACCTGCCGATCAGGGAGCATCGGCGGAATCGTCTACAAAACAGTCGGTCAAGAAGGAGCAGACATTTTCGGACAACCTGGGCGCGTTGTCTGGAGACTTCAAACGGTTGTATGATGATGTGTTTGCCTTCATCACTACGCTGGGCGACGACATCAACGCCAAAACCGTAAAATACTATATGGCTTTCAGCCGTCTCAAGAATTTTGCATGCTTGGCTATTTTTCCTCAGGAGCCGCACATGAAGCTTTGGCTGAAACTGAAGCCTGAAGAAATTGCCGAAGAAAAAGGTTTCATCCGGCATGTTCACAATACAGGACATTGGGGAACAGGCGATGTTGAAGTCATCATCCGCGATGCCGCCAGTTTTGCCAACGCCAAAGTGCTCATCGAGCGTGCGTATCAGGAAAATTGA
- a CDS encoding M48 family metallopeptidase, whose amino-acid sequence MNEAVQTVHYGADSIHYVIRRHAGRHSRVRIHVHPDGLVEVEAPEEADSHAIREAVRARAQWIVGHLREIEKRRQHVLPRDYVSGESHFYLGRRYMLKVVVLDAAALRCKLSQGKQPAKTGVKLSGAYLTVTIRQPQLLRIHEDDRAHRRPVILTSCEDKAMQAARRQRVKILLRDWYREHAAAYFQKRLVALQQNISWLDSIPAFRLQSMQKQWGSCSPAGVLLLNQHLIKAPARCVDYVLLHEICHLLEHNHGKAFYALLESLLPDWQCVKDKLDNMAEILLNE is encoded by the coding sequence GTGAACGAAGCCGTGCAAACTGTCCATTATGGTGCGGACAGTATTCATTATGTCATCCGGCGTCATGCGGGCAGGCACTCCCGTGTGCGCATTCATGTGCATCCTGACGGATTGGTCGAGGTGGAAGCACCGGAAGAGGCGGACAGCCATGCGATACGCGAGGCTGTGCGCGCCCGCGCTCAGTGGATTGTGGGGCATCTGCGGGAAATAGAAAAGCGACGGCAACATGTGCTGCCACGAGATTATGTAAGCGGGGAGAGCCATTTTTATCTGGGGCGGCGTTACATGCTGAAGGTTGTGGTTCTGGATGCGGCTGCCTTGCGATGTAAGCTCAGCCAAGGGAAACAGCCCGCGAAAACTGGAGTGAAGCTCTCCGGCGCGTATTTAACAGTCACCATTCGGCAACCGCAACTCTTGAGAATTCATGAAGATGACAGGGCGCACCGAAGGCCAGTAATCTTGACCTCCTGTGAGGACAAGGCCATGCAGGCCGCTAGGCGTCAGCGCGTTAAGATTTTGCTGCGTGACTGGTACAGGGAGCATGCCGCCGCGTATTTTCAAAAACGCCTTGTGGCACTGCAACAGAATATTTCATGGCTTGACAGCATCCCTGCCTTCCGCCTGCAATCCATGCAAAAACAGTGGGGTAGCTGTTCCCCTGCGGGCGTTCTGCTGCTGAACCAGCATCTTATCAAGGCTCCGGCCCGTTGTGTTGACTATGTGTTGCTGCACGAAATCTGCCACTTGCTGGAGCATAATCACGGAAAAGCCTTTTATGCTTTGCTGGAATCTCTGTTGCCTGACTGGCAATGTGTAAAAGACAAATTGGATAATATGGCTGAAATACTGCTCAATGAGTGA
- a CDS encoding type I restriction endonuclease subunit R yields the protein MSTVPNMSEEYIAKIPALQMLMALGWQYIPPAECLKKRGNNREVILRDELVAFLQTRRFSYKGKDYPLSPNAVDQIVREVSSPPMQEGLLTANERIYDKLCLGVTVTEFVDGQKISATIPLLDWNGLDATGTTHNRFVVTEEMEVLCADGLHTRRPDMVAFVNGLPLVVMEAKKPESGNPNKNMVDEGVSQNIRNQKYDEIPLLFVYSQLLLAISGTDGKYGTTKTIDTFWQRWHEEELSPAEVENLKNCIPTQEEQHKLFDWREDGHAMRTFFQSLWSQPMQATEQDTMLVSLLGKGRLLEIIRYFTLFDRKKGKVVARYPQMFGVRRMLERIQQHKAPREGGGRQGGVIWHTTGSGKSLTMVFLCKALLLHPALAQCRIIVVTDRVDLEKQLAGTFQDAGAYGGAIASKSAEKSKAKSGRDLALRIGKGVERIIFTLVQKFNSAAKLKECHNPSEDIIVLVDEGHRSQQGGTHERMRAALPNAAYIAFTGTPLLKKEKTVSKFGPIIHAYTMQRAVQDEAVRPLLYEERKPELDINQKAIDAWFERITDGLSDQQKADIKRKFDNKDTVYGSDNRIELIAWDIAKHFKDYVRDLGPELKGQLATDSKIAAIRYKQHLDETGWVTSAVVISPPDTREGNKSVDEDDDALPLVHRWYKKTVGKTPPQDYERGVIEDFATDGAPDILIVVDKLLTGFDEPRNAVLYIDKPLEGHNIIQAIARVNRLHPAKEYGLLIDYRGILAKLDTAVAGYQLLEERTLEGYEVKDIEGLYHQVNTEYKRLPVLHDALWAIFNDVGNKKDIQQFRQVLTPQYATDPGEDGDLYDIRQKIREDFYQALTAFGLCLKVALASRSFYEDGAFGEKTVAMYKKDLAFFIELRKIARRDAQETVDYSIYEEQIRKLVDKHVMGEGISVAEDHYLVDELGKVQDPSAWSKEKLRNETDIIKSRVRKSIDQELAFDPYAQKYFSQLLKEAIAKAEEMFNHPYKQFALFQEFEERVRQRRMADIPEALREKERARAFFGIFRMAESTQAPEQQDKLVEEALAAERIVSLAIAENSLNPQDIEAEITKGLLPRLYSWLGLERAQKVIDGIIKSTRYGSRAFTPGGKEA from the coding sequence ATGTCCACCGTTCCCAATATGTCAGAAGAATACATCGCCAAGATCCCCGCCCTGCAAATGCTTATGGCCCTTGGCTGGCAATACATCCCCCCGGCGGAGTGTCTGAAAAAACGCGGCAACAACCGTGAAGTCATCCTGCGGGACGAGCTTGTGGCCTTTTTGCAAACACGGCGCTTTTCCTACAAGGGCAAGGACTACCCCCTCTCCCCCAATGCTGTGGACCAGATTGTGCGCGAGGTGAGCTCACCCCCCATGCAGGAAGGATTGCTCACCGCCAATGAACGTATCTACGACAAACTCTGTCTGGGGGTGACGGTCACGGAATTTGTGGACGGCCAAAAAATAAGTGCCACCATCCCCCTGCTGGACTGGAACGGACTGGACGCCACTGGCACAACGCACAACCGCTTTGTGGTAACGGAAGAAATGGAAGTGCTGTGCGCCGATGGCCTGCACACCCGGCGGCCCGACATGGTGGCATTTGTTAACGGCCTGCCCCTGGTGGTCATGGAGGCCAAAAAGCCGGAGTCCGGCAACCCCAACAAAAACATGGTGGACGAAGGGGTAAGCCAGAATATTCGCAACCAGAAGTATGACGAAATTCCTCTGCTTTTCGTCTACTCCCAGCTTTTGCTGGCGATCAGCGGCACGGACGGCAAATACGGCACCACCAAGACCATAGATACGTTTTGGCAACGCTGGCACGAGGAGGAACTCTCCCCGGCAGAGGTGGAAAACCTGAAAAACTGCATCCCCACGCAGGAAGAACAGCACAAGCTTTTTGACTGGCGTGAAGACGGCCACGCCATGCGGACTTTTTTTCAGTCACTCTGGTCGCAGCCTATGCAAGCCACGGAGCAGGACACTATGCTGGTCAGCCTGCTCGGCAAGGGGCGTCTGCTGGAGATCATCCGCTATTTCACGCTCTTTGACAGAAAAAAGGGCAAGGTGGTGGCCCGCTATCCCCAGATGTTCGGCGTGCGGCGCATGCTGGAACGCATTCAGCAGCATAAGGCACCCCGCGAAGGCGGCGGACGCCAGGGAGGTGTCATCTGGCACACCACAGGCTCCGGCAAATCCTTGACCATGGTCTTTTTGTGCAAGGCGTTGCTGCTGCATCCAGCCCTGGCGCAATGTCGCATCATTGTGGTCACCGACCGCGTTGATTTGGAAAAACAACTGGCGGGAACCTTTCAGGATGCCGGGGCCTATGGCGGAGCCATTGCCAGCAAAAGTGCGGAAAAATCCAAGGCCAAATCCGGTCGTGATCTCGCATTGCGCATAGGCAAGGGTGTTGAACGGATTATTTTCACCCTGGTGCAGAAATTCAACTCTGCAGCCAAGCTCAAGGAATGCCATAACCCCAGTGAAGACATCATCGTGCTGGTGGACGAAGGCCATCGCAGCCAACAGGGCGGAACACACGAACGCATGCGCGCGGCCTTGCCCAATGCGGCCTATATCGCCTTTACCGGTACGCCGCTGCTGAAAAAGGAAAAAACCGTCAGCAAGTTCGGTCCCATTATCCATGCCTATACCATGCAAAGGGCAGTGCAGGATGAAGCGGTGCGCCCACTCTTGTATGAAGAGCGCAAGCCGGAACTGGACATCAACCAAAAAGCCATTGACGCATGGTTCGAGCGCATTACTGACGGCCTCAGCGACCAGCAAAAAGCCGACATCAAACGCAAGTTCGACAACAAGGACACCGTATACGGTTCCGACAACCGCATTGAATTGATCGCCTGGGATATTGCCAAGCATTTTAAGGATTATGTGCGCGATTTAGGCCCGGAACTCAAGGGGCAACTGGCCACGGACAGCAAGATTGCGGCTATCCGTTACAAACAGCATTTGGACGAAACCGGCTGGGTCACGTCAGCCGTGGTCATATCGCCGCCAGACACCCGCGAAGGCAACAAAAGTGTGGACGAGGACGACGATGCCCTGCCGCTGGTGCACCGATGGTACAAGAAAACCGTGGGTAAAACGCCCCCGCAGGATTACGAACGCGGCGTCATTGAAGACTTTGCTACCGACGGCGCGCCCGACATCCTCATTGTGGTGGACAAGCTGCTCACGGGCTTTGACGAGCCACGCAATGCCGTTCTGTATATCGATAAGCCGCTGGAAGGGCACAATATCATTCAGGCCATCGCCCGTGTGAACCGGCTGCACCCTGCCAAGGAATACGGCCTGCTCATTGACTACAGGGGGATTCTCGCCAAGCTAGACACAGCGGTCGCCGGGTATCAACTTTTGGAAGAACGCACGCTGGAAGGCTATGAGGTTAAAGACATCGAAGGCCTCTACCATCAGGTGAACACGGAATATAAGCGCCTCCCGGTCTTGCATGACGCTCTGTGGGCTATTTTTAATGATGTGGGCAATAAGAAGGACATTCAGCAGTTTCGGCAGGTGCTTACCCCGCAGTATGCCACCGATCCCGGCGAAGATGGCGACCTTTATGATATCCGTCAGAAGATTCGTGAAGATTTTTATCAGGCTCTTACCGCCTTCGGCCTTTGCCTGAAGGTGGCGCTGGCTTCTCGTTCCTTTTATGAAGATGGCGCTTTTGGTGAAAAAACCGTCGCCATGTATAAAAAAGATTTGGCCTTTTTTATTGAGCTGCGCAAAATTGCCCGCCGCGACGCCCAAGAGACTGTGGACTACAGTATATATGAAGAACAAATCCGAAAGCTTGTGGACAAACATGTGATGGGGGAAGGCATCTCCGTTGCGGAAGATCATTACCTTGTGGATGAACTGGGCAAGGTGCAAGACCCTTCTGCATGGAGCAAGGAAAAGTTGCGCAACGAAACGGACATCATCAAGAGCCGTGTGCGCAAGAGCATTGATCAGGAATTGGCCTTTGACCCCTATGCTCAAAAATACTTTTCGCAGTTGCTGAAAGAGGCCATTGCCAAGGCCGAGGAGATGTTCAACCACCCATACAAGCAGTTTGCCCTGTTTCAGGAATTTGAGGAGAGGGTGCGGCAGCGCCGAATGGCGGATATCCCCGAAGCATTGCGTGAAAAGGAAAGGGCACGCGCATTTTTTGGTATTTTTCGTATGGCGGAAAGCACGCAAGCCCCAGAGCAGCAGGACAAACTTGTGGAAGAGGCATTGGCCGCAGAGCGTATTGTTTCACTGGCCATTGCCGAAAATTCTCTTAATCCTCAAGATATTGAAGCGGAGATTACCAAAGGACTCCTGCCGCGCCTGTATTCCTGGCTTGGCCTTGAACGTGCCCAAAAAGTTATTGACGGCATTATCAAATCTACCCGCTATGGGAGCCGGGCATTCACGCCGGGTGGGAAAGAAGCGTGA
- a CDS encoding restriction endonuclease subunit S: MSEKLPKGWSAAHLASIALVTSGGTPARSQAIYWNGDIPWVTTGEVSFNIITTTNECITEIGLANSAAKIFPAETLLIALYGQGKTRGTVAKLGISAATNQACAAIIFNSQHNQSFYFYYFQNKYNELRELSNSGSQKNLSLDLLKSLLICSPPLAEQQKIAHILTTWDAAITCTQRLLENSKQQKNALMQQLLTGRRRLPGFNTPWAQSMIRELSKRVTRKSDGKPHPILTISSTSGFVRQDSKYRRYMAGESVNNYILLYNGEFAYNKGNSKTYELGCIFPLSNFETGLVPHVYVCFKLHSKYCAEFYKYLFENDHLKKQLSDMVNTGVRNNGLLNIKPEEFLQATVPVPPLDEQKAIAEVLNAADAFIAQYEAKLAHLQMQKKALMQQLLTGKIRVMPDSSGNAGATPA; encoded by the coding sequence ATGAGTGAGAAGTTACCGAAAGGGTGGAGTGCAGCCCACCTTGCCTCGATTGCTCTTGTAACGTCTGGCGGTACACCTGCCAGAAGCCAAGCAATATACTGGAATGGAGATATCCCGTGGGTGACCACAGGCGAAGTTTCATTCAATATCATAACAACAACTAATGAGTGTATCACAGAAATTGGACTCGCAAATTCTGCGGCAAAAATTTTCCCTGCTGAAACCTTGCTTATTGCATTATATGGACAAGGAAAAACTAGAGGAACAGTTGCCAAGCTCGGAATTTCTGCAGCAACAAACCAGGCATGCGCTGCAATAATTTTTAATTCCCAGCACAACCAATCTTTTTATTTCTACTATTTTCAAAATAAATATAATGAATTAAGAGAACTGAGCAATTCTGGATCTCAAAAAAATCTCAGTTTAGATTTATTGAAGTCACTGTTAATATGTTCACCACCACTTGCTGAACAGCAAAAAATCGCTCACATCCTCACCACTTGGGATGCCGCCATAACCTGCACCCAAAGACTGCTTGAAAACAGCAAGCAGCAAAAAAATGCGTTGATGCAGCAGCTTCTGACAGGGCGGCGGCGCTTGCCGGGATTTAATACTCCATGGGCACAAAGTATGATTCGTGAATTATCAAAGAGGGTAACCCGCAAGTCTGACGGTAAGCCACACCCGATTTTGACTATTTCTTCTACTTCTGGATTTGTAAGGCAAGATTCTAAATATAGAAGATATATGGCAGGAGAGAGCGTCAATAACTATATTCTTTTATATAACGGGGAATTTGCATACAACAAGGGAAATTCAAAAACATATGAATTGGGTTGTATATTCCCGTTAAGTAATTTCGAAACAGGGCTTGTTCCTCATGTGTATGTTTGTTTTAAACTTCATAGTAAATATTGTGCAGAATTCTATAAGTACCTCTTCGAAAATGACCATTTAAAAAAACAACTTAGCGACATGGTGAACACAGGCGTCAGGAACAATGGTTTGCTCAATATCAAGCCTGAAGAGTTCCTTCAGGCTACGGTTCCCGTCCCCCCCCTCGACGAACAAAAGGCGATCGCTGAAGTCCTCAACGCCGCTGATGCGTTCATCGCCCAATACGAGGCCAAACTTGCCCATCTGCAAATGCAGAAAAAGGCCCTCATGCAGCAGCTGCTCACTGGAAAAATCCGCGTCATGCCTGACTCTTCGGGCAACGCGGGTGCAACACCCGCATAA
- a CDS encoding Fic family protein, which yields MFNSLTPGHSGPLPKLASTYTRLDALKAKLDAHRPLAPEVVKNLHADMVVRYTYHSNAIEGNTLTISETKVVLEDGVTIGGKSMREHLEAINHREAIDYVVELAGQPGALTEAEIKNLHQIVLKSVDSSNAGRYRQQNVLISGAGFTPPNFLHVREHMEAFCAWCAGAAASLHPVERAARVHADFVNIHPFVDGNGRTARLLMNLELMRAGFPVVIVPVEERSVYYANLDTVAVKGDYAPFVEQVCDLVEKSFAPYWFVLGVGDE from the coding sequence ATGTTCAATAGCCTGACGCCGGGGCACAGCGGCCCCTTGCCCAAACTTGCCAGCACCTACACCCGGCTGGATGCCCTCAAGGCCAAGCTTGACGCCCATCGTCCCCTGGCCCCGGAGGTGGTAAAAAACCTGCACGCCGATATGGTGGTGCGGTACACCTATCACTCCAACGCCATTGAAGGAAACACCCTGACCATTTCCGAAACCAAGGTTGTTTTGGAAGATGGGGTAACCATTGGCGGCAAAAGCATGCGCGAGCATCTGGAAGCCATCAATCACAGGGAAGCCATTGACTATGTGGTGGAACTGGCCGGGCAACCCGGCGCACTTACGGAAGCCGAGATAAAAAATTTACATCAGATTGTGCTCAAATCCGTGGATTCATCCAATGCCGGACGTTACCGGCAGCAGAACGTGCTCATCAGCGGTGCGGGATTTACCCCGCCAAATTTTCTGCATGTGCGGGAACACATGGAAGCCTTTTGCGCATGGTGCGCAGGCGCGGCGGCGAGTTTGCACCCCGTGGAACGTGCCGCCCGTGTGCATGCGGATTTTGTGAACATCCATCCCTTTGTGGACGGCAACGGCAGAACGGCCCGGCTGCTCATGAATCTGGAGCTGATGCGGGCGGGATTTCCCGTGGTGATCGTGCCAGTGGAAGAACGCAGCGTATATTACGCCAACTTGGATACCGTGGCGGTAAAGGGTGACTATGCGCCCTTTGTGGAACAGGTATGCGATCTGGTGGAAAAGAGCTTTGCGCCGTACTGGTTTGTGCTGGGGGTGGGGGATGAGTGA